One genomic segment of Hordeum vulgare subsp. vulgare chromosome 2H, MorexV3_pseudomolecules_assembly, whole genome shotgun sequence includes these proteins:
- the LOC123427024 gene encoding glycosyl hydrolase 5 family protein-like: MASSSPTLLLLGLLLVLLLASARAASVSLPSLPLSTASRWVVGADGRRVKLVCANWASHLEPVAAEGLSRRGVGDIAARVAAMGFNCVRLTWPTYLATNSTLSSLPLRWSLERLGLRESAAGVRVNNPDLLDLPLIDVFREVVSALASNSIMVILDNQMTTPGWCCSRTDGNGFFGDKYFDPEEWLKGLSAMATMFRHAKNVVGMSLRNELRGPYQNVSLWYRYMQQGAEAVHAANPNVLVILSGLDFDNSLSFLSPKQVKLSFTGKLVFEQHWYGFSDGTDWENSNQNDACGEAVESIRTKGLFLLQQGWPLFFSEIGFDMSGTHIADNRYLTCFLSVAAEMDLDWAVWALEGSYYIREGILAYDETYGLLTWDWYTARNPSFIERINSLQSPFQGPGLSSSHKSYKVIFHPLTGLCVLVESANVLKLGPCDESNAWNYTSTYELVLKQTGQCLEAKSVGDTAKLGTGCSKSCSKWQLISDSGMHVSAELTKNGTRVCLDAGPDGVITTDQCKCLTEDPTCDPESQWFKVISSSRGMPGEASVLQLPSLGPWPTTSSLSR, from the exons ATGGCGTCTTCCTCTCCAACTCTGCtgctccttggcctcctcctcgtcctcctcctagcATCCGCGCGCGCCGCCTCGGTCTCGCTCCCGTCGCTGCCGCTCTCGACGGCGTCGCGGTGGGTGGTGGGCGCGGACGGGCGGCGCGTGAAGCTGGTCTGCGCGAACTGGGCGTCGCACCTGGAGCCCGTGGCCGCGGAGGGCCTGTCCCGGCGCGGCGTGGGGGACATCGCCGCGCGCGTGGCCGCGATGGGGTTCAACTGCGTGAGGCTCACCTGGCCGACCTACCTCGCCACCAACTCCACCCTCTCGTCGCTGCCGCTACGGTGGTCGCTGGAGCGCCTCGGCCTGCGGGAGTCCGCCGCCGGCGTACGGGTCAACAACCCAGACCTCCTGGACCTGCCCCTCATCGATGTCTTCCGG GAAGTGGTGTCAGCTTTGGCCAGCAACAGTATTATGGTCATACTTGATAACCAAATGACCACTCCAGGATGGTGCTGTAGCAGAACTGACGGTAATGGCTTCTTTGGAGACAAATACTTTGACCCGGAAGAATGGTTGAAGGGCCTCAGTGCAATGGCAACAATGTTTAGGCACGCAAAGAATGTTGTCGGCATGAGCTTGCGTAATGAACTTCGTGGCCCCTATCAAAATGTTAGTTTGTGGTACAG GTATATGCAACAGGGTGCTGAAGCTGTGCATGCAGCAAACCCTAATGTCCTTGTTATTTTGTCGGGCCTGGATTTTGACAACAGTCTCTCCTTCTTGTCCCCAAAGCAAGTTAAGCTGTCATTTACTGGAAAGTTAGTCTTTGAGCAGCATTGGTATGGTTTCTCAGATGGAACCGATTGGGAGAATTCCAACCAAAACGATGCTTGTGGAGAGGCTGTTGAATCCATAAGGACTAAAGGACTGTTCCTACTTCAACAAGGATGGCCGTTGTTTTTCTCTGAGATTGGGTTTGACATGTCTGGCACGCATATTGCTGACAATCGTTATCTTACGTGCTTCTTGAGTGTAGCAGCTGAAATGGATCTGGATTGGGCTGTTTGGGCTCTGGAAGGGAGTTACTATATCAGGGAGGGTATTCTAGCTTACGATGAAACATATGGATTGCTAACATGGGATTGGTATACAGCTAGAAACCCCAGCTTCATTGAAAGGATCAATTCCCTGCAGTCTCCGTTTCAAG GTCCTGGCCTATCGAGTAGTCACAAATCATACAAGGTAATATTTCATCCTCTAACTGGGCTCTGCGTGTTGGTGGAATCTGCGAATGTACTTAAGCTGGGTCCGTGCGATGAATCGAACGCTTGGAACTACACCTCCACGTATGAGCTTGTGCTGAAACAAACTGGGCAATGCCTTGAGGCCAAGTCTGTGGGTGATACTGCAAAGCTCGGGACTGGCTGCAGCAAATCCTGTTCGAAGTGGCAGCTAATATCTGATTCAGGAATGCATGTTTCGGCCGAACTCACCAAGAATGGGACTAGAGTGTGCTTGGATGCGGGCCCTGACGGTGTCATCACAACGGATCAATGCAAGTGCCTGACCGAAGATCCAACCTGCGACCCTGAGAGCCAGTGGTTCAAAGTTATATCGAGTAGTAGAGGCATGCCAGGTGAGGCCTCTGTTCTACAGTTGCCGTCTCTTGGACCCTGGCCTACAACATCAAGTTTGTCGCGGTAG